In a genomic window of Bemisia tabaci chromosome 1, PGI_BMITA_v3:
- the Nmd3 gene encoding 60S ribosomal export protein NMD3, translating to MEEGTVILQNEPVSEERRILCCQCGCVIAPNPANMCVACLRSKVDITESIPKQATLQWCKGCERYLQPPQDWVHCPLESRELLALCLRKLKGLSRVKLVDAGFIWTEPHSKRIKVKLTVQGEVFGGAVLEQVFVVEFTVVNLFCEDCHRTEAKNFWRACVQVRQKTDSKKTMYYLEQLILKHKAHEQTVGIKPMDGGLDFYYATEVNARKMVDFLCAVLPCKDQMSKELISHDIHSNTYNTKTTYSIEIVPVCKDSIVCLPKSLAHNLGGINQLCLVARVASSVHLIDPFTAQVADLTGMVYWRNPFQMIFHSKQLIEFIVMDIELVRNEDLKVFPGQGRVSHKHVVADVWVVKASELGINENPTHVRSHLGHLLKVGDSVLGYNLEDSNINDPHFDKLNKDYIPDVILVKKFYPRVITKRGWKLKHIAEKEGSLFPTDNNDYDEFKVDLEEDVEYRKNVNIYKDKSVVVDADDIDDPFAPHITLEEMLDDLHIDQSDPAMEE from the coding sequence ATGGAAGAAGGTACTGTAATCCTTCAAAATGAGCCAGTTTCCGAGGAACGTAGAATTTTGTGTTGTCAGTGTGGTTGTGTCATCGCACCCAACCCTGCTAACATGTGTGTTGCATGCTTACGATCCAAAGTTGATATAACCGAGAGTATCCCTAAACAAGCTACTCTTCAATGGTGCAAAGGATGTGAAAGATACCTACAGCCTCCGCAAGACTGGGTCCATTGTCCACTAGAATCCCGAGAACTCCTTGCACTCTGCTTGCGCAAACTGAAAGGTCTAAGTCGTGTCAAACTTGTCGATGCTGGTTTCATTTGGACAGAGCCCCACTCTAAACGAATCAAAGTCAAACTCACTGTCCAAGGAGAGGTTTTTGGTGGTGCAGTTCTTGAGCAAGTGTTTGTTGTTGAGTTCACAGTAGTCAATCTGTTTTGTGAAGACTGCCATCGCACGGAAGCAAAGAACTTTTGGCGAGCCTGTGTCCAGGTACGTCAGAAAACTGACAGTAAGAAAACTATGTACTATCTTGAACAGCTTATTTTGAAACATAAAGCCCATGAGCAAACGGTGGGCATTAAACCAATGGATGGAGGGCTAGATTTTTATTATGCCACCGAAGTTAATGCTCGTAAGATGGTTGACTTTCTGTGTGCTGTTCTGCCCTGTAAAGATCAGATGTCCAAAGAGTTAATTTCTCATGATATTCATAGTAATACATATAACACGAAAACTACTTACAGTATAGAAATTGTACCTGTCTGTAAAGATAGTATCGTCTGTTTGCCGAAATCTTTGGCTCATAATTTAGGTGGAATCAATCAATTATGTTTAGTTGCTAGAGTTGCCAGTTCAGTGCACTTAATTGATCCATTTACTGCCCAAGTCGCGGATTTAACTGGCATGGTATATTGGCGGAACCCATTCCAAATGATTTTCCACTCTAAACAGTTAATAGAGTTCATTGTGATGGACATAGAGCTGGTTCGCAATGAAGATTTGAAAGTCTTCCCTGGACAAGGTAGAGTCTCTCATAAGCATGTTGTAGCAGATGTGTGGGTTGTGAAGGCTAGTGAGCTTGGTATAAATGAAAATCCAACCCATGTTAGATCACACCTTGGACATTTACTCAAAGTAGGCGACTCAGTCCTTGGCTATAATCTTGAAGATAGCAATATCAATGACCCACACTTTGATAAGTTGAATAAAGACTATATCCCAGATGTTATTTTAGTGAAGAAGTTCTATCCACGCGTGATTACAAAACGAGGATGGAAGTTGAAGCATATAGCAGAAAAAGAAGGTAGTTTGTTCCCAACTGACAATAACGATTATGATGAGTTTAAAGTTGACCTTGAGGAGGACGTTGAGTATCGTAAAAATGTCAATATCTACAAGGATAAGTCAGTAGTTGTTGATGCTGATGATATAGATGACCCATTTGCTCCTCATATTACGCTAGAAGAAATGCTTGATGATCTGCACATTGATCAGAGTGACCCTGCCATGGAAGAATAG